Proteins encoded together in one Chrysemys picta bellii isolate R12L10 chromosome 22, ASM1138683v2, whole genome shotgun sequence window:
- the LOC135977087 gene encoding uncharacterized protein LOC135977087, with the protein MQSSPAVMAMQSGNRKRAPAWTDREVLDLIAVWGDESVLSELRSKRRNAKIYEKISKDMAERGYSRDATQCRVKIKELRQGYQKTKEANGRSGSHPQTSRFYEALHSILGAAATTTPPVTVDSEDGILSTAGSSDMLGDGEDEEGDEEGEAVGSSHNADFPDSQDLFITLTEIPYEASPAITPDTESGEGSATPSATVSQPSLESHSQRLARIRRRKKRTREDMFSELMASSQAQAAQQTQWRENLTRMHQANMDREERWRQEDQQATQTLLGLLREQTDTLRRLVDVLQERRQEDRAPLQSISNRPPPPPSPIPTSPKVQRRRGGRVPANSHSTPAESSSSRRLSFPKI; encoded by the exons atgcagagctctccagcagtgatggccatgcagtctgggaatagaaagagagccccagcatggactgatcgtgaagtcttggatctcatcgctgtgtggggcgatgagtccgtgctttccgagctgcgatccaaaagaaggaatgcaaagatctacgagaagatctctaaagacatggcagagagaggatacagccgggatgcaacgcagtgccgcgtgaaaatcaaggagctgagacaaggctaccagaagaccaaagaggcaaacggacgctccggatcccatccccagacatcccgtttctacgaggcactgcattccatcctcggtgctgccgccaccactaccccaccagtgaccgtggactctgaggatgggatactgtccacggccggttcctcagacatgttaggggacggggaagatgaggaaggagatgaggagggcgaggcagttggcagctctcacaacgctgatttccccgacagccaggatctcttcatcacccttacagagatcccctacgaagcgtccccagccattaccccggacacagaatctggtgaaggatcagcca ccccgtctgcgactgtctcacaacctagcctggaatcacactcccagaggctagcgcggattaggcgtaggaagaagaggacacgggaggacatgttctctgagcttatggcctcttcccaagcccaggcagcacagcagacccagtggcgggagaacttgacccgaatgcaccaagccaacatggatcgggaggagaggtggcggcaggaagaccagcaggcgactcaaacgctgcttggactactgagggagcaaacggacacgctccggcgccttgtggatgttctgcaggaacggaggcaggaggacagagccccgctgcagtccatctctaaccgccctcccccgccaccaagtcccatacccacctcacccaaagtgcaaagaaggagaggcggcagagtccctgctaactctcactccacccctgcagagagctctagtagcagaaggctctcatttcccaaaatttga